DNA sequence from the Saccopteryx leptura isolate mSacLep1 chromosome 4, mSacLep1_pri_phased_curated, whole genome shotgun sequence genome:
ATTGAGAGAGCAGGTGGGGAACACTGCCAGCCAGCTGGTCCACAAGGTGAGTCCCATGGGGTGTCAGAAAGGGCAGGTGCCTTCTCCACTCACTCCCCCCAGAAGGTTAGGGGGACCTGAGGGACCACTGCTCAAGACAGACATTAGGGAGCTACCCCACATACCAGGCAGGCACCAGGCAGATGTGAGACCATGAGAGAAGCTGTAATACTCGGTCCTTGAAGATGGCCATACTCCccttcccatttttatttattttttgatggagacaagagagagggacagatagggacagacagacaggaagggagagaggtgagaagcaccaattcttcattgcgataccttagttgttcactgattgctttctcatatgtgccttgactggagggctacagcagaccgagtgaccccttgctcgagccagcgactttgggtttcaagccagtgacctttgggctcaagctagcgaccatggggtcatgtctatgatcccatgctcaagctggatgagtctgcgctcaagctggcaacctcaaggtctcgaacctgggtcgtcccagtccgacactctatccactgtgccaccactgggtcaggcccCTTCCCACTCTCTGATGAAAAATGAAGGCTTAGAGAAGACCAGACTGCCCAGGGTTAAGATCTCAGAACACCCAGGTTGTGATGGCCTCTGCTGGGCCATATCCTGGCAGTATGGCCTGGTGTAGAGCCCTGGCCTTGACATGGGACTGGCGCTGGGCCTCCCTTTACCAATAGAATGTGATGGAAATGACATGGCATCACTTCTGCCATGAAGGAGGCCTGGAAGCTTCtaggtagggtgtgtgtgtgtggtgctaGGGAGGGGGTCAGTGTCCACATGAGGAGCCCCCACATGGTAGGAAATCAACCCACCCCAGGGAAGGCCACCTCTGAGCTCCAGGCCACCTTGGGAGTGGATCCTTCAGCCCACTGAGCCTCCCTCCATGAAGCATGGAGGGCAAAGGAACCACAGCCCTGATCTTTCCTTGACGAAGGCTATCtgctagagcagcggttctcaacctgtgggtcgcgaccccggcggggtcgcctaaagccatcggaaaatacataatgcatatcaggtatttacattccgaatcataactgtagcaaaattagttatgaagtagccaccaaaattattttttggtttggggtcaccgcaacatgaggaactgtattgcggggtcacggcattagaaaggttgagaaccactgggttagagcaacACGTCAGCCCCAAAGGCTACTGGCTGAGTTAGCCCCTAAACCTCCCAAAGCTTCCTTGAAAAGCTCTCCATAAAGGATGAGAAGCAGAAAAGCATGGCCATGGCTTGCCGGGACAGGGAGCTAGCTGTGCAGCTTTCTTCACCTGTCCAATAGGGTGGCATGCACGACCCTATGTCCCCAGGGTGACCAGAAGCTCCAAGAGGTTAGTGGAGCATGCAGTCCTGGGCTTGGCCAAGCCTCAGGCTCCCATGATAGGGTaccctggcccagggtccctgcCTGACCACTGCATTGTCACCTACCGAGTCTTCCCTAAgccagagcagtggccccagaggaCCAGACCCAAGGCCTAGAGCTGGCCAAGGAGACTCCTGAACAAATGGGGCAGCTGCTGAGGACCTTCTGAGTTTAGAAGAACCTGTTGTGCTTCTCAGCTCTAGAACCTCTTCCCCAGAACCGCACTACTTGGAAGGATAAATTACACAAAACGATCAGTCCTTTGAGCAGAAGCCATCTTCCAGACTTGTCAGTGACGAGCAACAAGCAGTTCTTAGACCATCCAATGTCACTGCCCCAAGAAGGGGACAAATCCCCATAGAAATGGCCCCAGTGCAAGACAGGATGTGACCAATTACAGTGTATTTATTTGTAATGAGACACTACAATCTGTTCAACACTAGGCTGGACACGACCGTGATTGGGGGCAAGAAGGATGGGGCACGGCAAGGTCTTAGCTCAATTATAAATGTCCAAGGCAGAACCTTTTGGAAGACTCTTCCCTTATCCCAAGGGGCGGAAATAAAAATCACAGGATAACCGTTGATTCAGATTAGAGAGGACACTGAGCTGGGCCTCAGCTCAAAGCCAGCGTCAGCACAGAGTGGGGACCCGTCAGCAAGTGTGAAGTGGCCGAGGAAGGAGTGCCTTCATCTCAGGAAACCCCTCTCCCCGCCACaaggccagaggggaggggggtcctgagggagggaaggacagtAGTCCCTGCGGCCCCCTTGCCTGGTTATCCCCTCTTCCCCCCCACTCAGGCTGGTGCACCGTGGTGATGGCTCCATGACACAGCAGCAGTGCTGGGCGCAACTCcaccaccctccttccctctggagaGCAGTGCAGGGAGCAAGCAGCtttggggggcggggtggaggggaCGTCAGCAGCAAGTGATGTCCACATGCACGCTTCCTGGCACTGACACAgcctctcctgcctctgcccccagAGGCTGAGGGACCACAAGGCACATGACTGCCCCCAGCCCCAAGGCCAGGCCCTACTTGATCAACTCCATGCTCTGTCTTGGAACTGCATCTCACGGGACTGGGGGGCTGGAGGGGAGACCCCCTGGGACCCTCCCGAGTACCTGTCCTGAGCCCGGCTCCCTGTGGCAGTTCAACTAAATGGTGCATTCAGCATGTGAGGAGTAGTTCCTTGGTCTCTGGGACAGCAGGACTGCCAGCAGAGGAGTGGGGACCTTCCCATGATCTGACCACCGTGTCAGAGCTCTGTGCCTGGGTGGAAAGCCTCCCCCACTCTGCCCACCACTCGCCAGCCCCTCGCAGGGACGCAGGGGCTGCTCCCCGCCTGAGGCTCTGCGGGCTGGTTCTGGACAAGGGTCTGGCATCCCCTTTATCTCACCACCCCCACTATTCTGAGGCTCCCGTCTTTAAGGTCAAATCTATGTAGAACACTTGGGTTCCTCCCTCCCAGAAGTTCATTCTGGCTTTCGAGGAAGGAGCTAGAAGGAATGGGTAGTACAGGGGAAAGAGGCTGGTGAAGAGGTGTAGGGGAGGAGGTCCCCTCCAGTCCCCTTACTCCCAAGCAGCAGAAGAAACAGACTCCAGCGAACACTGCAGCCGGCTGGCGGCGCATGGGGCCAGGCCAGGGCAAGGGGCAGAGGTGTCCAGAGCAGGAAGGAGGGCTGGAAGAACctgcaggagagagaagaggggagcagGGGTGAAGGCCTTGCAGAAACGTTATGTCCTACCCTATGTCTGGCCTAGGAACCCACAGCTGGCCCCAGGTTCCCCTAAGTGTGAGCCCTTTTCCAGGCCTACAGTCCCAGTCCCTTCCAGGGATCCCTGGGCTCCTCAGTCCTAGCACAAGTGAAGGCACTGAGCGTGCCAGGCCAGGTAGCCTTGGAGCATTGTATGTGCTTGGCTCAAGCCACCAGTCTGCTCTAGGCCATGACCATGCACAAGCAGGAAAACCTGGAGTCCCCAGAACCCTCTCCCGCTCTGATGTTCTCTGAGCTCTGCGAGACCGGCCCCGGCAGCGCTCAGGGTGTTCGGAAGTGGCCATGCTGGAGCAGAGCCCTCCTCGACCAGGTGCCAGCTCAGGAAGCTTGGCCGTGAGCTGACGCCGCCACTGGTGTTAAAGCCAACACCTGAGCAGGACCCGCGGAAGCACGCCTGAGACAGCAGAGGGGATGAGTGGCTACGGTCGGGCAGAAAGGCCTTGGTCTTTGGTACCTATCCCATTTTCGAAAGATGTGAatgcactatttttaaaaaagtcattcagGAAGTGAAAAGATCAAGTTCTGCCCAAGGGCTCAAGGactctctgctttcctccctcAAGTTTCTGAGAGTTGGTTGGGAACTACCTTAGCACTTAGCAAGTGCCCATCCAGGGCCCGCTGCTTTTCTTGTTGAAAGCGCCAGGCCCCCCATTTCTCAGGACCATCCTCCCACTCAGCTCtgctccccttttccctcccgcCTGCTCTGGCATACCTGGTGGAGACCGAGCACACCCGCCCCACGACGCTCCGCTTCCAAGCCCACATAGCACCGGGCCTGCAGCTGGGGCAGGCGGGCGGGCAGCTCCTCTGCAGAGCACAGCTGAGGTCAGATGGCCAGGAAGGTGGGCTCCGCAGGGCGCCGAGGGGTGGGACCTGCTGAAGGGTGCCCGGCTGGCATCACATGGTCCGGCTGTACTCAATGCCGCCCTTGGTGGAGATGCTCGACCATGGCAGAAAGCTGCAGAGCAGGCTGTGGGCCTGGCGGTAAATCCTGTGCGGGATGGAGCAGGGGCTCAGGTTTGCTAGTGCAGAGCCCAGGTGCTGGATGTAGTCCGTGGGGCTCTGTTAAGGAAGACTCCAACTCGCCTCACCGGCCTGCACCCCTGGGGAGGCACTGTCAGCAAAGAACCGAACAGCAACCTACAGGACTGCGTCCAGACGGCATGCCATTCTCAAGGGAGGCCAAGAGTACGCTGACAGACTAAGGCTGCGGACAGGAACTAGGTGCTGTGGGGGGACCGCAGCAGAAGAGCATGTGTTCTTGATCCTCTCCTAGTCTCTAGCTTCAGAGTGGCAGGGCCTCATCCCTGTGAcccgggggctggggtgggggtgtcaaCAATGCTAAACACAGCAGAGACCCAACTTCACACAAGCTTGGAGGCCTGTGGGCTCCTGTACCACCTTTCTCTTTCCCATTTATCTCCCTATGAAATGGATAAATCCTACACTAATTTATttcatctctctcacacacaccctgTAACTACTAAGAACTCTTCCAGACTCCCTCCTATCCACAACCAGAAAGAGTTGAAGAGGAGGGAGCAGAAAAGGGACACACCTCTGGGTCATGTACCCCACACTTGTTTTCTCCTCTGCCAGCTCACAGGCCCCGTGAAGGCAGGGGCTTCTGTCTGGTTTGTTCACTGTTGTAGCCCCTGCATACCAGGAACAGGAGGCTCTCAACCAATACTtactggatgaatggatggacgaATGGACAGATAGATCTTGGGCCAGGAGGGTTAGAAATCTTCAATTACATTTTCTACTCTTAATCCTCAAACCAGACTGAAGTCTGGGGAACACTGAGTGTCAGAGCACATCTGCTTTCCCAGTATCTGCAACCGGCCATCATTTTCTAATACATGCAACCCAGATCTACCCACACCACCATCTCACTGGGGAAAAATGCATCCTGTGAGCATGGCCTCGTGAATGTCATCTGAAGGCGACCATAGCTCCAACTGGTACACAGGCCCTGCTAGAAAGCCAACAGTCTCTCACCCTTAGAAAAGGATATAGAATGGTCCAGGGAGGGTGGCCGCCATTGATATAGAGGACATAAGTGAAGCCATCTTTAAGAACCCCACGGATGGAGTAATAATAAGGGAGATAGTGGTGTTGCTTAAAGTCTCTGTTTTCATAGAAGTTTATTGCTGTGTTGTTGGTGGTGAGGACGTGCAGGTAGATGGCTTTGCAGTGGTCCTGGGCGGTGGTGGATATGTGATCCTTTAAACTCTCCAGTAAAAGAGAACCTGCAGACGAAGAGGCGACAGTCAAGCAGGCAGACCAGGGCAGGAGGAAGCATGAGGCAGATGAGGAAGTGGCCTTCGCAGAGACATCTGCAGATCTCTCTGCCATCGTATCAAAGACTGCTTCCCATAAGCACCTGCTGACAAAGTCCTTAAATGCCACAGCCGGATGAGACCTGTTCACTGCAGACCACTGGGTGTGCAGGACCACGGGTCCGGGCCGTGCAGTTCCCTCCCAGGGGCTGTACCCACAAGCAGAGACACACTAACCGTTCAGACAACAAAAAGTGTAAACCTAAGCCCAGGGAACTGTGGAACGGGCAGATGTGGGTTACAGGAAGACTGCTGTTCACTGGCTGTGTGGCTGGGTGGGATGAGAATCTGGAGATGTGGGTGGCACAGCACCTTGGATGT
Encoded proteins:
- the NAA60 gene encoding N-alpha-acetyltransferase 60 isoform X1; translated protein: MTEVVPSSALSEVSLRLLCHDDIDTVKHLCGDWFPIEYPDSWYREITSNKKFFSLAATYRGTIVGMIVAEIKSRTKIHKEDGDILASNFSVDTQVAYILSLGVVKEFRKHGIGSLLLESLKDHISTTAQDHCKAIYLHVLTTNNTAINFYENRDFKQHHYLPYYYSIRGVLKDGFTYVLYINGGHPPWTILDYIQHLGSALANLSPCSIPHRIYRQAHSLLCSFLPWSSISTKGGIEYSRTM
- the NAA60 gene encoding N-alpha-acetyltransferase 60 isoform X2, whose translation is MTEVVPSSALSEVSLRLLCHDDIDTVKHLCGDWFPIEYPDSWYREITSNKKFFSLAATYRGTIVGMIVAEIKSRTKIHKEVAYILSLGVVKEFRKHGIGSLLLESLKDHISTTAQDHCKAIYLHVLTTNNTAINFYENRDFKQHHYLPYYYSIRGVLKDGFTYVLYINGGHPPWTILDYIQHLGSALANLSPCSIPHRIYRQAHSLLCSFLPWSSISTKGGIEYSRTM